A DNA window from Pseudoalteromonas spongiae UST010723-006 contains the following coding sequences:
- a CDS encoding carbon starvation protein A, which yields MQSVVIVLLGIIGMLFGWFVYSKFIASRIFQMDDKYITPAHQINDGVDFVPTKKVVLWGHHFTSVAGAAPIVGPAIAVYWGWVPAVIWVVLGTIFFAGVHDMGALWASSRHKGKSIGALSEEVIGKRTRALFMIVVFLVLLMVNAVFGVVIANSFVSQPTAVLPAWAAIVFALIIGQLIRRNFNLVFLCLLGVVALYLTVYAGSEMPLALPKEMFGLSDKANWIIILFIYAAVASLLPVWVLLQPRDFINGVQLLVGLVLLYGAVFMFMPDITAPAFNSEVAESTPSIIPLLFVTIACGAVSGFHGIVSSGTSSKQLDKDTDARFVGYLGAVGEGSLALITIVAVSGVTLAMSPQEWHEVYSHLGAGSVGAFIQGGSNLIFQGWGIPSELASTLLAVMVVLFAGTTMDSGVRLQRYIIQEWGEIYQISAFRNGIIATLIAVACCLLLAFGAGGSSGSGGMIIWPLFGSTNQILASLTLLVISVMLIKMGRPARYTLVPMLFVLVMAFFAGILKLQEYYNAGNWLLVTLDIIVLVVCVLVMLEAWTVIKAQKQQLAPTTEEND from the coding sequence ATGCAATCTGTCGTTATTGTATTGCTCGGCATTATCGGCATGCTGTTTGGCTGGTTTGTCTATTCTAAGTTTATTGCAAGTCGCATTTTCCAAATGGATGACAAGTACATTACCCCAGCTCATCAAATTAATGATGGCGTTGACTTTGTACCAACCAAAAAAGTGGTACTTTGGGGTCACCACTTTACCTCTGTTGCTGGCGCTGCACCGATTGTTGGTCCTGCCATTGCGGTTTATTGGGGCTGGGTACCCGCTGTTATTTGGGTAGTACTCGGAACTATTTTCTTTGCCGGTGTTCACGATATGGGCGCACTTTGGGCGAGCAGTCGCCACAAAGGTAAATCAATTGGCGCACTATCAGAAGAAGTTATCGGTAAACGCACCCGCGCTTTATTTATGATAGTGGTATTTTTAGTGCTGTTAATGGTTAACGCGGTATTTGGCGTGGTGATTGCCAACTCATTTGTTAGCCAACCAACTGCAGTATTGCCAGCCTGGGCTGCGATTGTGTTTGCCTTAATTATTGGTCAGTTAATTCGCCGCAACTTTAACTTAGTGTTTTTGTGTTTGTTGGGAGTAGTCGCGCTTTACTTAACCGTGTATGCAGGTAGCGAAATGCCATTGGCACTGCCAAAAGAAATGTTCGGGTTAAGTGACAAAGCTAACTGGATAATCATTCTATTTATATATGCCGCTGTCGCATCATTATTACCTGTGTGGGTGCTGCTACAACCTCGTGACTTTATTAATGGTGTTCAATTATTGGTGGGGTTAGTGTTACTTTACGGCGCCGTATTTATGTTTATGCCTGACATTACCGCACCTGCTTTTAATAGCGAAGTTGCAGAGTCTACGCCCAGTATTATCCCACTATTATTCGTTACGATTGCCTGTGGTGCGGTATCTGGTTTCCACGGTATTGTATCGAGCGGCACCAGTTCAAAACAATTAGATAAAGATACCGATGCACGGTTCGTTGGTTATTTAGGTGCTGTTGGTGAAGGTTCGCTTGCCCTTATTACCATTGTTGCTGTCAGTGGTGTAACACTCGCAATGAGCCCGCAGGAGTGGCACGAAGTATATAGCCATCTCGGTGCTGGCAGTGTTGGCGCATTTATTCAAGGTGGCTCAAACCTAATCTTCCAAGGTTGGGGCATTCCATCTGAACTTGCGTCGACCTTACTTGCTGTAATGGTTGTATTGTTTGCTGGAACAACAATGGATTCAGGTGTTCGCTTACAACGCTATATTATTCAAGAATGGGGCGAGATATATCAGATCAGCGCATTTAGAAATGGCATTATTGCTACACTGATTGCTGTTGCGTGTTGTTTATTATTAGCGTTTGGTGCAGGCGGTTCGTCTGGTTCGGGCGGCATGATCATTTGGCCATTATTCGGCTCAACTAACCAAATCCTTGCCAGTTTAACACTGTTAGTTATTTCTGTGATGTTAATAAAGATGGGGCGACCTGCTCGTTACACATTAGTGCCCATGCTATTTGTGCTAGTGATGGCATTTTTCGCCGGCATACTTAAACTGCAAGAATACTACAATGCGGGTAATTGGTTATTAGTTACCTTAGATATTATTGTGTTAGTCGTTTGTGTTTTAGTAATGCTCGAAGCGTGGACAGTTATCAAAGCGCAAAAGCAGCAATTAGCGCCAACGACCGAAGAAAATGACTAA
- the htpG gene encoding molecular chaperone HtpG has product MSAQKETFGFQTEVKQLLQLMIHSLYSNKEIFLRELVSNASDAADKLRFLALENNDLYEGNGELRVRISADKDANTVTISDNGIGMSREEVISSLGTIAKSGTAEFFQNLTGDQARDSQLIGQFGVGFYSAFIVADSVTVRTRKAGEAQATEWHSQGEGEYTLADIEKAERGTEIILHLRDDEKEFLEEFRLRSIVTKYSDHVSIPVEMYQAPTEESEGPDGEKIPATPGEWQAINKATALWTRDKSEISDEEYKEFYKHVGHDWEEPLTWAHNKVEGKTEYTSLLYIPKKAPFDMWNRERQHGLKLYVQRVFIMDDAEQFMPNYLRFVKGLLDSNDLPLNVSREILQDNKVTQAIRKGCTSRVLKMLDRMGKNKPEEYQTFWNEFGQVIKEGPAEDMANKEAIAKLLRFASTDSDLETQNVSLEQYIARMKEGQDKIYYVVADSFQAAKSSPHLEIFRKKGIEVLLLSDRVDEWMMSHLTEFDGKQLASITRGDLDLGDLDDEESKKEQEASEKEVEGLIERVKTALGDKVKEVRFTHRLTDSPACVVADEHDMSSQMQKLMEQIGQQAPETKPVFELNPEHQLVKHLNDVQDEDNFAQWADVLLDQALLAERGSLKDPAGFVSRLNKLMLDLSK; this is encoded by the coding sequence ATGTCTGCCCAAAAAGAAACATTTGGTTTTCAAACCGAAGTAAAGCAACTTCTACAGCTTATGATCCACTCTCTTTATTCAAATAAAGAGATTTTTCTACGTGAACTTGTTTCAAACGCATCCGACGCAGCAGATAAACTGCGCTTTCTCGCATTAGAGAATAACGACCTTTACGAAGGTAATGGCGAGTTACGCGTTCGTATTAGCGCTGACAAAGATGCAAACACCGTAACTATCTCAGATAACGGTATTGGTATGAGTCGCGAAGAAGTGATTAGTTCACTTGGTACTATCGCAAAATCAGGCACGGCTGAATTTTTCCAAAACTTAACGGGCGATCAAGCACGTGATTCACAACTGATTGGTCAGTTTGGTGTGGGATTTTACTCAGCGTTTATCGTTGCTGATAGTGTGACTGTGCGCACTCGTAAAGCGGGTGAAGCGCAAGCAACTGAATGGCATTCACAAGGTGAAGGTGAATACACGCTAGCGGATATTGAAAAAGCCGAGCGTGGTACTGAAATTATTCTGCACTTACGTGACGATGAAAAAGAATTTTTAGAAGAGTTCCGTTTACGTTCAATCGTAACTAAATACTCAGATCACGTATCAATTCCAGTGGAAATGTATCAAGCGCCAACGGAAGAGTCAGAAGGTCCTGATGGCGAGAAAATTCCAGCAACGCCAGGTGAGTGGCAGGCAATTAACAAAGCAACAGCGCTTTGGACTCGTGATAAATCAGAAATTTCTGATGAAGAATACAAAGAATTCTATAAGCACGTTGGTCACGATTGGGAAGAGCCACTAACATGGGCTCACAATAAAGTTGAAGGTAAAACAGAATACACAAGCCTGCTTTATATTCCTAAAAAAGCGCCATTTGATATGTGGAATCGCGAACGTCAACACGGTTTAAAACTGTATGTGCAACGCGTATTCATTATGGATGATGCTGAGCAGTTTATGCCTAACTACTTACGTTTTGTTAAAGGCTTACTAGATTCAAATGACCTTCCACTTAATGTGTCGCGCGAAATTTTACAAGACAACAAAGTGACGCAAGCAATTCGTAAAGGCTGTACATCGCGTGTGCTTAAGATGCTTGATCGCATGGGTAAAAACAAACCAGAAGAATACCAAACATTCTGGAATGAGTTTGGCCAAGTGATTAAAGAAGGTCCGGCTGAAGATATGGCAAACAAAGAAGCCATTGCTAAGCTACTTCGTTTTGCGTCGACTGACTCTGATCTTGAGACACAAAATGTATCGCTTGAACAATACATTGCACGCATGAAAGAAGGTCAAGATAAGATTTATTATGTTGTGGCTGATAGCTTCCAAGCAGCGAAAAGCTCTCCACACCTTGAGATCTTCCGTAAGAAAGGCATTGAAGTGTTACTGCTTTCAGACCGTGTTGATGAATGGATGATGAGTCATCTGACGGAATTTGACGGTAAACAGCTTGCATCAATTACTCGTGGTGATTTAGACCTTGGTGATCTGGATGACGAAGAGAGCAAGAAAGAGCAAGAAGCGTCTGAAAAAGAAGTCGAAGGCTTAATTGAGCGTGTTAAAACAGCGCTGGGTGATAAAGTAAAAGAAGTGCGCTTTACTCACCGTTTAACAGACTCGCCAGCCTGTGTGGTTGCCGATGAACACGACATGAGCTCGCAAATGCAAAAGCTAATGGAGCAAATTGGTCAACAAGCACCTGAAACTAAGCCAGTGTTTGAGTTAAACCCAGAGCATCAACTTGTTAAGCACTTAAATGATGTGCAAGATGAAGACAACTTTGCACAATGGGCTGATGTACTGCTTGACCAAGCATTACTAGCAGAGCGCGGTAGCTTAAAAGACCCAGCAGGCTTTGTTTCTCGCTTAAACAAACTAATGTTAGATTTAAGCAAGTAA
- the recR gene encoding recombination mediator RecR, giving the protein MKLTSGVSQLVEALRCLPGIGPKSAQRIAFHLLEHDRDGGRQLGQSLTFAMENVGHCKTCRTFCETDQCDICLSTKRQDSGLLCVVESPTDILAIEQTGQFQGRYFVLMGHLSPLDGIGPMELGLDVFEQQLKSGTIEEVILATNPTVEGETTAHYIADMCAKNNISASRIAHGVPVGGELDLVDGMTLSHAFSGRKKVN; this is encoded by the coding sequence ATGAAATTAACATCAGGCGTAAGCCAACTTGTTGAAGCCTTGCGCTGCTTGCCTGGCATCGGCCCAAAATCAGCGCAACGTATTGCATTTCACCTGTTAGAACATGATCGCGATGGCGGTCGTCAATTAGGTCAAAGTTTAACGTTTGCAATGGAAAACGTCGGCCATTGTAAAACTTGTCGAACTTTTTGCGAAACCGATCAATGTGATATTTGCTTAAGTACAAAACGCCAAGATTCCGGTCTGTTATGTGTCGTTGAATCACCAACGGATATTCTAGCGATTGAGCAAACGGGGCAATTTCAAGGCCGTTATTTCGTTTTAATGGGTCACTTATCGCCACTTGACGGCATCGGACCAATGGAACTTGGTCTGGATGTGTTTGAGCAACAATTAAAGTCGGGCACCATTGAAGAAGTTATCTTAGCGACAAACCCAACGGTAGAAGGTGAGACAACGGCGCATTATATTGCCGATATGTGTGCTAAAAATAACATTAGTGCATCACGTATTGCCCATGGCGTGCCGGTTGGTGGTGAACTTGATTTAGTAGACGGTATGACACTCTCCCATGCGTTTTCAGGCAGAAAGAAAGTCAATTAG
- a CDS encoding MotA/TolQ/ExbB proton channel — protein sequence MHSSSPLKNKHEMVLANKLLSWSLPASIRDAVIGDLEETYYLKQQQGLAPIAIQYWYWQQTFNLAYRFMPTTQRGLIMFILSLIVFMSMMVFGMVMGADVTAFIDVPSAMLVFPPAIFFAIAATSWQEFTFAFGCVVSDERSFSERELVQSKRVFSVLGNSALWCGGITTLIGWVAMASNISAQEFSSVIGPAFAVSILTFYYGAIVKLICYVAAQRIESKLLN from the coding sequence ATGCATAGTTCATCTCCGCTTAAAAACAAACACGAAATGGTGCTAGCAAATAAACTGCTGAGCTGGAGCTTACCTGCGTCAATACGCGATGCGGTAATTGGCGATTTAGAAGAAACGTATTATTTAAAACAACAACAAGGCCTCGCGCCGATTGCAATTCAATATTGGTATTGGCAGCAGACGTTTAATCTAGCCTACCGTTTTATGCCAACAACTCAAAGAGGGTTAATCATGTTTATTTTAAGTCTAATTGTGTTTATGTCGATGATGGTATTTGGCATGGTTATGGGTGCGGATGTAACCGCGTTTATTGATGTGCCATCAGCAATGTTGGTGTTTCCTCCAGCTATCTTTTTTGCTATTGCTGCTACGTCTTGGCAAGAATTTACCTTTGCATTTGGTTGCGTGGTAAGTGATGAAAGAAGCTTTAGTGAGAGAGAACTCGTGCAATCAAAGCGTGTTTTTTCGGTACTAGGAAATTCTGCTTTGTGGTGTGGCGGCATTACGACCTTGATTGGTTGGGTGGCGATGGCATCAAATATTAGTGCACAAGAGTTTAGCAGTGTAATTGGCCCTGCATTTGCTGTATCAATTTTGACGTTTTACTACGGTGCTATTGTTAAACTGATTTGTTATGTTGCAGCGCAACGTATTGAATCTAAGTTACTAAACTAA
- a CDS encoding PadR family transcriptional regulator yields the protein MKEKFLGEFEQMVMLAILKLNDNAYGVSIRDMLVEAIDRDVSVGALYTTLERLEKKGLLTSSQGEAIAERGGRAKKFYAVTGQGKQALNRAKNALDTLWQGVQLSKLAHYA from the coding sequence ATGAAAGAGAAGTTTCTAGGTGAGTTTGAACAAATGGTGATGCTTGCCATTTTAAAACTCAATGACAATGCATACGGGGTGTCTATTCGCGACATGCTAGTTGAAGCAATTGATCGCGATGTGAGTGTAGGGGCCTTGTATACCACTTTGGAACGCCTTGAAAAAAAAGGTTTGTTAACAAGCTCGCAAGGGGAAGCAATTGCTGAACGAGGTGGTAGAGCAAAGAAGTTTTATGCTGTAACCGGTCAAGGAAAGCAGGCGCTTAATCGTGCTAAAAATGCACTTGATACCTTATGGCAAGGTGTGCAGTTAAGTAAGTTAGCACATTATGCATAG
- a CDS encoding HAMP domain-containing sensor histidine kinase, which yields MSIRKLLIITLVVLFASVALIQTALTMYFKQQIESEILSKSEVLTEKILASTKDKVRKKLIEIAPKSGDNSDMKFEFHIAAESDSDAHAASNAHENSTTVVKRHVVIDKDNERSIEIISQNAEQIEAVFMAVDDLDNMQVHRQISTEYLTDSASFERFTQSILWSIAISSALALLLALWLTNKITRPINQLVQAMNELDNDKLGIQIPAKGVTELKRCAQQFNSMSSKLAEFAKVQHQIEQKKHLAQLGELSRGIAHALRNPVHTLNLTIDQYFKAPETERTKLEQIAHTKIEHIDKNINALLTLSKDKVDRSTEVPLAAVLTDIKLELLSENTPININCDNSIKLVGLETEVRSILHTLIVNGIESGGENNVIDIDVNTHEKTVNVEINDKGKGVNSAIQAQLFQPHVSDKPDGAGIGLYLAKQIINLYYAGDIQLINTSQNGSHFRAMFKREV from the coding sequence TTGAGTATCAGAAAACTGTTAATTATCACCTTAGTTGTGTTGTTTGCCAGCGTCGCATTAATTCAAACGGCACTCACTATGTATTTTAAGCAACAAATCGAAAGTGAAATCTTAAGTAAAAGTGAAGTATTAACAGAAAAAATATTAGCCTCGACCAAAGATAAGGTTCGTAAAAAGCTAATTGAAATTGCCCCAAAAAGTGGGGATAACAGCGATATGAAATTTGAATTTCATATCGCTGCAGAATCAGATAGCGATGCTCATGCAGCATCTAACGCGCACGAAAACAGTACTACTGTTGTAAAACGCCATGTGGTAATCGATAAAGATAACGAACGCAGTATTGAAATTATTAGTCAGAATGCAGAGCAGATTGAAGCGGTGTTTATGGCGGTAGACGACTTAGACAATATGCAAGTACATCGTCAAATTAGTACCGAATACCTTACCGACAGCGCGAGTTTTGAACGCTTTACGCAGTCAATTCTTTGGAGTATTGCTATTTCCTCTGCCCTTGCATTGCTACTGGCGCTTTGGCTTACCAACAAAATCACGCGGCCAATTAATCAGCTAGTGCAAGCGATGAATGAGTTAGATAACGATAAACTCGGTATTCAAATTCCTGCAAAAGGTGTAACCGAACTTAAGCGTTGTGCACAGCAGTTTAATTCAATGAGCAGCAAACTGGCCGAATTCGCCAAAGTACAGCATCAAATAGAACAGAAAAAACACCTAGCGCAGCTTGGTGAATTAAGTCGGGGTATTGCCCATGCACTTCGTAACCCAGTTCACACCCTAAACTTAACCATAGACCAATATTTTAAAGCACCCGAAACAGAGCGTACTAAGCTAGAACAAATTGCGCATACTAAAATCGAGCATATTGATAAAAATATTAATGCACTTCTAACCCTCTCCAAAGATAAAGTCGACAGAAGCACTGAGGTACCGCTTGCTGCCGTACTAACGGATATAAAGCTCGAACTATTATCAGAAAATACACCCATTAACATCAATTGCGATAACAGTATTAAACTCGTTGGCCTCGAAACCGAAGTACGCAGTATTTTACATACGCTTATTGTCAATGGTATTGAATCAGGCGGCGAAAACAACGTTATTGATATTGATGTAAATACACATGAAAAAACGGTAAACGTTGAGATTAATGACAAAGGTAAAGGTGTAAATTCAGCTATTCAAGCGCAATTATTCCAACCGCATGTAAGCGACAAGCCAGATGGTGCCGGCATCGGCCTTTACCTCGCTAAACAGATTATCAATTTGTATTACGCGGGCGATATTCAACTTATTAACACCAGTCAAAATGGTAGTCACTTTCGCGCAATGTTTAAAAGAGAAGTTTAA
- a CDS encoding sigma-54-dependent transcriptional regulator → MDNVHILLVEDDTAQNELIAAMLSAEGFTVTATFSVEEAIVALKADNRISLIFSDWKLGQLSGLELLEFTRKNNFPVGIVIATAYGSIDHAALAIEKGADDYLAKPFQRQELLLALAKANKANQLRLTNQTLNSQLSQQDSMVDLIGSAPCMQKVFQRIEKVASTNATVLISGESGTGKELAARALHKISPRKSSPFIAINCGAIPESIAEAELFGAKKGAFTGANQDKLGKFAAADGGTLFLDEVAELSPQLQTKLLRFLQEGVITPLGCHQEVALDVRVIAASHKQLLAQVEEGLFREDLYYRLNVVPIHMPALRERSEDIGKLIHYFKDKFSQQYGGDIEPLSAHTLKQLLSYPWPGNVRQLSNCIERYALLGDEDELLESLTHENGQLQQGGQYILPSEGIDWHQFERDILLQSLKRCENNKTAAAKLLGLSYKAFLYRLEKHQI, encoded by the coding sequence ATGGATAACGTACATATTCTATTGGTTGAGGACGATACTGCTCAAAATGAGTTAATCGCTGCAATGTTAAGTGCTGAGGGGTTTACCGTTACAGCGACATTTAGCGTGGAAGAAGCTATTGTGGCGCTTAAAGCTGATAATCGCATTAGCTTAATTTTTAGTGATTGGAAACTAGGCCAATTAAGCGGGCTTGAATTATTAGAGTTTACGCGAAAAAACAACTTCCCTGTGGGTATTGTTATTGCCACAGCTTACGGCTCAATTGATCATGCTGCACTTGCCATTGAAAAAGGCGCGGATGACTATTTAGCAAAGCCATTTCAGCGCCAAGAGCTATTACTGGCACTCGCCAAAGCAAATAAAGCCAATCAGTTACGTTTAACCAACCAAACGCTTAATAGTCAACTGAGCCAACAAGATAGCATGGTCGATTTGATTGGCAGTGCCCCATGTATGCAAAAGGTATTTCAACGTATTGAAAAAGTGGCTTCCACTAACGCAACCGTTTTAATTAGTGGTGAAAGCGGAACCGGAAAAGAGCTTGCAGCGCGTGCACTTCATAAAATTTCACCGCGCAAAAGTAGCCCATTTATTGCGATTAACTGTGGCGCAATTCCTGAATCCATTGCCGAAGCTGAATTATTTGGCGCCAAAAAAGGGGCTTTTACTGGAGCTAATCAAGATAAGCTCGGAAAATTTGCCGCGGCCGACGGTGGTACTTTATTTTTAGATGAAGTAGCGGAGCTTAGCCCGCAGTTACAAACTAAACTACTGCGCTTTTTACAAGAGGGGGTGATCACCCCGTTAGGCTGTCACCAAGAAGTAGCGCTTGATGTACGTGTGATTGCAGCAAGCCATAAACAATTATTAGCACAAGTTGAAGAAGGCCTATTTCGCGAAGACTTGTATTATCGCTTAAACGTTGTGCCTATTCATATGCCAGCACTGCGTGAGCGAAGTGAAGACATCGGCAAGCTTATTCATTACTTTAAAGACAAATTTAGCCAACAGTATGGTGGAGATATTGAGCCATTAAGTGCGCACACGTTAAAACAGCTATTAAGCTACCCGTGGCCTGGTAATGTTAGGCAGCTGTCAAATTGCATTGAGCGTTACGCGCTACTTGGCGATGAGGACGAACTATTAGAGAGCCTTACACACGAAAACGGGCAACTCCAGCAAGGCGGTCAATATATTTTGCCTAGTGAGGGAATAGATTGGCATCAGTTTGAACGCGATATTTTATTGCAATCGCTTAAACGCTGTGAAAATAATAAAACTGCAGCCGCAAAATTATTAGGGCTAAGTTACAAAGCCTTTTTATATCGACTCGAAAAACACCAAATTTGA
- a CDS encoding class I SAM-dependent methyltransferase, translating to MPNIDLTNLLSAIAKGAPFNDEVCRVYHGRGDSQGETNFINLDWYPPYLFLACYNIIDETTQNALTEAVWQAQQAAGFNAKGLVFQYRAGRDTQVSVPFGEVQDRFEVAELGAKYWVQLTKTQNTGIFPDMREGRAFVKNNSHDAKVLNLFSYTCAFSVVAKLGGAQQVINMDMNKSVLRTGADNHRLNKVAENISYLPHDILKSFGKLKKAAPFDLIVVDPPSFQKGSFVLTKDYQKILRRLPDLCHSNTQLLLCANSPDVSENLFIEMISDATEGRLSFVERLPAAPSFEEPDGANLKALVYRLA from the coding sequence ATGCCTAATATCGATTTAACCAATTTACTAAGCGCTATTGCCAAAGGCGCACCGTTTAACGATGAAGTGTGCCGTGTTTACCATGGCCGCGGTGATAGCCAAGGTGAAACTAATTTCATCAATTTAGATTGGTACCCGCCGTATTTATTTCTTGCGTGCTACAACATAATTGATGAAACAACGCAAAACGCTCTAACAGAAGCCGTTTGGCAAGCGCAGCAAGCTGCTGGATTTAACGCAAAAGGGCTTGTGTTTCAGTATCGTGCCGGACGTGATACGCAAGTGTCTGTACCGTTTGGTGAGGTGCAAGACCGATTCGAAGTTGCTGAACTTGGCGCCAAATATTGGGTACAACTAACCAAAACGCAAAATACGGGTATTTTTCCTGATATGCGTGAGGGCAGGGCGTTTGTTAAAAATAATAGTCACGATGCAAAAGTACTTAACTTATTTTCATATACCTGTGCGTTTTCGGTTGTCGCTAAATTAGGTGGCGCTCAACAAGTTATTAATATGGATATGAATAAATCAGTGTTGCGTACGGGGGCTGATAATCATCGATTAAATAAGGTGGCGGAAAATATTAGTTATTTACCTCACGATATTTTGAAGTCATTTGGTAAATTAAAAAAGGCCGCGCCATTTGATTTAATTGTGGTTGATCCGCCGAGTTTTCAAAAAGGCAGTTTCGTACTAACCAAAGATTATCAAAAAATTTTACGCCGTTTGCCGGATTTATGCCACAGCAATACGCAGCTATTGTTATGTGCTAACAGCCCTGATGTCTCAGAAAACCTGTTTATCGAGATGATAAGTGACGCCACCGAAGGGCGACTGAGCTTTGTTGAAAGACTACCAGCGGCTCCGAGTTTTGAAGAGCCAGATGGCGCAAATTTAAAAGCGCTGGTTTATCGTCTAGCGTAA